CCTCCTCCCCCCCGCCCCTCCCTTGTCGCGTGTTTTGAATCCGTTCGCCTCGCGTCTGGTTGGGGCGGATTGGCGGTGCCGGTCGGGTTTTTGGTTGGTTAGGTTAGGTTTGGCGTGGGGATCTGTGCGCGATCTGGCGGTTTGGTAAGGTTTCCGGTGTCTGGATACGGAATCGAGGTTGATCTCGATCTCGTGGGGTTTTTGTGATATGACTCGGGTTTGGTAGCCGATTCTCTTCGATTCGTTGTGCGCCTCCGGATCTATGCAATTCCGTTGTCATTTTGTTTTCTCTGGAGTTCAAATTTGGATGGAGCGATCCAAGGTGCGATCTGCTCATTTGTCTTGAGAGAAGGAGTTGATGCCTAAGTTTTGTTGTGTTCTGCGTTTTGGCtgtttttgaatttcaaaagatcgaaaatttcttcaaataagaCAATAATCTCTAGGTTAATTTGGATGGAATGGTCCAAGGTGTGATCTGTTCATTTGTGTTGAGAGAAGAAGTTGATGCCTAAGTTTTGTTGTGTTTTGTGTTTTGGctgttttgaatttcaaaagaTCGAAAAGTTCTTCAAATAAGACAATAATCTATAggttaattttaatattaatgaTATATGGCCTGGTGCTCCTATCGGCTGAACCTCGATACTGCTTTAAAGAAGTTTTGAGAAATGAATCTCGATTTCAATACGAAAGGAACTTtacagaaattaatttttcatgtaAATGCCATTGTTTGAAATGTTATTTCTGCAGCGCATTCATAAATTGAGTTGTGAAAGTGAAAATGGGGTGGAAGGAGGGAATTTGGAATGTAGCGGTTTAGATTCTGGCGAATAAGAAAGAACCTGCCGTGAGGAAACTACTGTGAGCTAGAATACTAACTTAATGTTCtcctaattttcctttttgaagctACATACTGTGTGTCTTACAAATTGACTGCTGGATTGAGATAAAATATGTGCGACTTTTGTCTTGCCTCAATGACAATCCTTGtagtttaattatttatctGTTTGCCATTTGAGGATTGAATCCTTTACAcatgctttgtttttctttcgttttcctTTTGGATGGCgcttttttatatcttttaaattttttggagtAGGGGGGTGGGGATGTTGATTTTTGCAGCCTCTGGGTTTTCAAGTTTAACCATTCTGATGTAGCAAAATGAAGCTTTATCGTTTGAGAAGTTGCTTACCTAGTGTCTGAGGgtgaaaaatttccaaatctaaGCTAGTATATCTGTGTGGTGTCTCCTATTCTGTGtgaattataatgaaattttatttttcatctttgatCCTCTTTGCTTATGAACTTGCTATATTCTCATTGAATCTGTATGCGTTTTGGAAGATATTGGTGTTATGCTGATCTGGCTTAGTAATGACTCTGTACCATTTGCAACCTGGATTTACGACTTGAAAATTTTGGCAAACTCGGACCTGATACTGCTTGTTTGATTTTTAAGCTGCCACCATGCTGATTGCTTTCTACCCTTAATCCTTTAAATGTAGACAGTACTCCTATCTCCATGATAATATATGATTTTACTGCGTCTCTGTGTTGTACAGAACTCTGtgctatcttttcttttctactttgtCATAACTTATGGatgatttcatttattttttatttttgatcatTAGTGATTAGATCTTAATTTTCTGCAAGTGTCTTTAACTTAAGTTAGTAGAATTTCCGGACATAACCTTTTATATTCTGATTGAAGCTGCGACATCCACTTTATTTTGTCCTGTCCTATTAATCTGTGTGAATTAACTTTTATGGTGGGTTCTTGCAGCCTATTGCGTAGTTGCAGCTGAATCTGCTGGCAGACAGATtcccattgctttcttggaaAGAATCAAGGATGACTTCAACAAAAGATATGGTGGAGGAAAAGCTACAACAGCTGCTGCCAACAGCCTGAACAGAGAATTTGGGTACGCACTTTGATCTTGCTATCTTTAAATGGAGAAATTGGTGTTTGAGCTTGTTGATTGATTGCATGTACTTACCCTGTGATTCTTTCTCAGTCCCAAGTTGAAGGAACACATGCAATACTGCGTTGACCATCCCGAAGAAATCAGCAAGCTTGCGAAAGTGAAAGCTCAAGTATCTGAAGTTAAAGGTGTtatgatggaaaatattgaaaaggTATGGAGCTTCTATTTATTtgctcaaaaaaattaattggttGCTTTTTGCCTCTTTGATGGGTTATATCTTTGGGTGATGGTCTGATGATTAACTTTAGTGATGTGgtgttcctaaatttttatttctttcaggTTCTTGACCGGGGTGAGAAGATTGAGCTGCTGGTTGATAAAACTGAGAACCTTCGCTCTCAGGTTAGTCAGATCGAATTTATGGCTAATGACACTGTCATTGTAGTTTGTGGTTATATTTGCAGAAGTGAGTGTCCCTGTGTAAGTATGGCTCTAGATGTTTTTGGTTTCTGTTTGGAGATAACTAGAATGCCAGCAAATGGAGGGCCTCATTATATGACGAATGGCTGCGTTGTCCGTCTCTGCATGTCCCATTATTGGCAACTCGTTGGGTCTTTGCAGAATGCTGGCAAACAGAGGGCCTCATTATATGACGAATGGCTGTGTTGTCTTTCTCTGCATGTCCCATTGTTGGCAACTCGTTGGGTGCAAAGATTAACTGCCGTTTTCTATTGTAAAAGGGATCCCATGTTTGCCTATTCTAAATGACCGATGTGATGCAGGCACAAGATTTCAAGCAACAGGGAACAAAGATAAGGAGGAAGATGTGGCTTCAGAACATGAAGATTAAGTTGATTGTCTTGGGGATCATCGTTGCCTTGATACTTATCATTATTCTATCCGTTTGCCATGGATTCAAATGTTAGTCGCCAGAATTTCACGGGTACTTCCCAACTTGCTGATTGCAGCTGTTTCTGGTTTGACTGCTTCACTTGCGGAGGTCATGGGCCATCTcgttctctcccttt
This region of Eucalyptus grandis isolate ANBG69807.140 chromosome 8, ASM1654582v1, whole genome shotgun sequence genomic DNA includes:
- the LOC104456049 gene encoding putative vesicle-associated membrane protein 726, producing MGQQSLIYSFVARGTVILAEYTEFTGNFTSIASQCLQKLPATNNKFTYNCDGHTFNYLVENGFTYCVVAAESAGRQIPIAFLERIKDDFNKRYGGGKATTAAANSLNREFGPKLKEHMQYCVDHPEEISKLAKVKAQVSEVKGVMMENIEKVLDRGEKIELLVDKTENLRSQAQDFKQQGTKIRRKMWLQNMKIKLIVLGIIVALILIIILSVCHGFKC